In the genome of Nitrospirota bacterium, the window GCCGAAGGCAAAACCTTCCCGGACCAGACAGCCGTCGACAACCTCAACGACTCATTCACCCCGGAGCAATTACAAGCGCAGCTAAACGGCGTTTTAAAGCCCGTTATAGACCTCGTAAAAAACGGCGAATCATACGAGGCGATCATGGAGAAGCTTTCAATGTCGTATCCGGACATGGACTCCGACGCAGTTGAGCAGATGCTCTCCAGGGCGATCTTTATCACTGAATTATGGGGGAGGATAAATGCCTGACGATATCCTCATTAATGCATTCAACCTGCCGCCCGAAGCGGCTATTAAATATCTCAAGGACAAAGGCTATGCCTTCTCCTGGGACTGGCAGGACCTCTGGCAGGCAGCACAGGCCAAGGCGTTCACCGTGGCCAAGGCGATGAGGCAGGACATTTTAATTGATATCCGGGACATGGTACAGAAGGCCCTCAATGAAGGGATCACATTTCAGCAATTCAAAAACGAACTCACCCCTCGACTGAAGGCAAAAGGCTGGTGGGGTAAGATGCTGGCCAGTGACGTTCCCGGATTCGATCCAGTAAGCGGAGCTGATCCGGACAAACTCGTACAGCTCGGCTCCCCCTGGAGGCTCAAGACTATCTATCGCACAAACCTGCAGGTTGCATATATGGCAGGCAGGGAACAGGGGATGGAAGAGGTCGCGAAGGCCCGGCCCTACTGGCAGTACATCGCAGTACTGGACAGCAGGACCCGTCCTGCACACCGCGCGATGCACGGGAAAATATTCCGATGGAATGATCCTTTCTGGGACAAATTCTATCCACCCAATGACTGGGGCTGCCGTTGCAGGGTAAAGAGTCTCTCGGAGAGGGAGATGGAGCGCGACGGATTTGAGCCCGAGTACTCGACCGGCAAGATCAAGACAAGAGAAGTACTCGCCAACGAAAACACCGGAGAGCTATCAACCATATCAACATATCGGGACCCGGCAACGGGTGACAAAATAACAACAGGCCCCGGATGGGACTATAACCCCGGACGGGCAAGCTGGAGTAAGGCCTCATGATCACATTAAGAGTTGATGACAGTAAAGTGGTCGCTCTCCTCGGAGATCTCAAGGATAGGGCAGGCAATACCCGCCCGGTCATGAGCGAGATAGGCGATATCGTGATTTCATCCATTGAAAAAAACATCGAGGTCGGCGGGCGGTACTCATCCCCTGATTCATGGAAGGGTGGATCCAGAAAGTGGAAGGGACTCTCCCCCGCCACTATTAAGCAGCGGACTAAAAAGGGCCACTGGCCCGGAAAGATTTTACAGCAGACCGGATTGATGGCGGGATCGGTATCGAAAAAAGTCGGCACTAATTCCGTGACCATCGGCACAAATAAAATTTACGGAGCGATACAGCAATTCGGTGGCAAGGCAGGCAGGGGGCATAAGGTCACTATCCCGGGCCGCCCGTGGATCGTCGTGCAGGATGAAGACCTGACCGAGATCGGGCATGCCATTACCGCGTATCTAATGAAAGGAGTGAAATGAACGACTGGATCCCAATATTTAAAACCGGCACGCATACAGACTCGCAGGGGGATACCCAGACCTGGACTGAAGCCGACCTGGACAGGATAGCGCAATACAATCCCGCAGATCACGAGGCCCCGGTTGTCATCGGACATCCGAAAGACAATGCCCCGGCCTGGGCATGGATTGAAGGGCTTAAGCGTGAGGGCCAGACACTTTACATGAAGATGAAGGACCTCGTCCCGGCATTCGCTGAGATGCTGAAACTGAAGATGTTTAAAAAGCGGTCAATTTCCCTGTATCCGGACGGCAGTCTCCGGCATGTAGGATTCCTGGGCGCAAACCCGCCCGCTGTTAAAGGGCTTGAAGACGTCGCCTTTAACGAGGGCGATCAAACAATAATCGAATTCGAGGAAGGAGGAACTATGTTAGAAGAAATTAAAAAAATGTTCGCCGACATGATGACTGAAATTAAGTCTATGAGGTCGGGAGCAAAGAAAGGAGAAAATGCGGATATGACAGAGCAGGAAATTCAGAAAAAGATCAACGACGGCATAGCTGCTGCGCTTAAGACAAAAGACGCAGAGTTTGCCGAGGCAACAAAGACGAAAGAGACGGAATTCTCGGAGAGAGAATCCGCGCTCAAGAAAAAAGAGGACGCTCTCAATGCTAAGGCTACTGAGGGCAAGAAAAAGGCCATCGTAGTTTTTTGCGAAGACCTGAAAAAAGAGGGCAAGCTCCTCCCCGCAATGGAAAAGCTGGGCATGGGGATCTCCGAGTTCATGAATCAGATCTCCACTATCACCACGATTGAATTCGGCGAGGGCGATGACAAGAAAAAGCAGACCCCGCTTGAGTTCATGCAGGCGTTTCTGACGGCCCTGCCGAAGCAGATTGAGTTCGGCGAGGTGGCGAAGCGGGCAGGCGATCCGGGCGCGGGCAGCGACACGGAAAAGAGAGAAAAGGCGATCAGCAACTTCATGGAAAAAAACAAGGCTGTCACTTATAAAGAGGCTGTGCTTACAGTCTCAAGAGAGCATCCTGAATTATTTCAGAGAGAGGAGGACTAATCACAATGATGATGGGTAAAACTTCAGGACTTGAAAAGTCCGCAAAATGTGCGGCTGCGATTGCCGTAGCAAACACAATCGCAAAATTCGGAGCTGACGATAATACGCTGTCAGCAGCGTTAGCGGCCACCGATGGGCTGATAGGTATTTTTCAGCACATAACCTCCGCAGCGGGTGAGGATGTGCGCGTCATGCTTGACGGCATATCAGACCTTAAACTCGGCGGTACCGTCACACGCGGGGACCAGATAACATCCGACTCTGCCGCAAAGGGAGTAAAGGCGACTCTCGGTCAGAACTATATAGGATACGCGCTTGCATCCGGCGTCACCGGTGATATCATCCCGGTACTTATCGCGCCTGGCATGATCGCACCTAACCAGGCTGCAAACGGCAACACGCTTAAGGGTCTTGCAATAGCAACATTCGATCCGTCAGCAAATTCAGGCGAGCGTACAGTTGCTAAGCACGGTCTCGGCGTCATTC includes:
- a CDS encoding phage virion morphogenesis protein, with product MITLRVDDSKVVALLGDLKDRAGNTRPVMSEIGDIVISSIEKNIEVGGRYSSPDSWKGGSRKWKGLSPATIKQRTKKGHWPGKILQQTGLMAGSVSKKVGTNSVTIGTNKIYGAIQQFGGKAGRGHKVTIPGRPWIVVQDEDLTEIGHAITAYLMKGVK
- a CDS encoding minor capsid protein, yielding MPDDILINAFNLPPEAAIKYLKDKGYAFSWDWQDLWQAAQAKAFTVAKAMRQDILIDIRDMVQKALNEGITFQQFKNELTPRLKAKGWWGKMLASDVPGFDPVSGADPDKLVQLGSPWRLKTIYRTNLQVAYMAGREQGMEEVAKARPYWQYIAVLDSRTRPAHRAMHGKIFRWNDPFWDKFYPPNDWGCRCRVKSLSEREMERDGFEPEYSTGKIKTREVLANENTGELSTISTYRDPATGDKITTGPGWDYNPGRASWSKAS